One genomic segment of Clostridium saccharoperbutylacetonicum N1-4(HMT) includes these proteins:
- a CDS encoding mannitol-1-phosphate 5-dehydrogenase, giving the protein MKAIQFGAGNIGRGFIGALLSKAGYNVVFADVNKEIIDKINVDKKYTIHVMDVECEEIVVENISGVISINNEILEEIKEAEIITTAVGLVVLPRIAPTIARGIKLRKEAGIKTPLNIIACENAIKASSQLKAEVEKYLDEGEIVYLEEFVGFPDCSVDRIVPPVKSENILDVVVEKFHEWNVEEKAFKGTIPEIEGMNLADNLMAYIERKLFTLNTGHAITAYIGNLKGYNTIDESIADEKIYNIVKKAMTESGMGLVEKHKFDKEVHLKYIDKIIGRFKNPYLKDDVSRVGREPLRKLSENDRLIKPLMTARGFNLNVDNLLLGIGAALHYKNGEEPQSTKLQELIDEKGIKDAVAEIANINDNDLLERIEKAYTDILEV; this is encoded by the coding sequence ATGAAAGCAATTCAATTTGGTGCAGGAAATATAGGAAGAGGATTCATAGGTGCATTACTTTCCAAAGCAGGGTATAATGTAGTTTTTGCAGACGTAAATAAAGAAATAATTGATAAAATTAACGTAGATAAAAAGTATACAATACATGTTATGGATGTAGAGTGTGAAGAAATAGTAGTTGAAAACATAAGTGGAGTTATTTCAATAAATAATGAGATTTTAGAGGAGATAAAGGAAGCTGAAATTATAACAACAGCAGTGGGGCTTGTAGTTTTGCCAAGAATAGCCCCAACAATTGCTAGAGGAATAAAGCTTAGAAAAGAAGCCGGAATTAAAACTCCATTGAATATCATCGCGTGTGAAAATGCCATAAAAGCAAGCTCTCAGTTAAAGGCAGAAGTTGAGAAGTACCTAGATGAAGGAGAAATTGTTTACTTAGAAGAATTTGTTGGATTCCCAGATTGTTCAGTAGACAGAATAGTTCCACCAGTTAAAAGTGAAAATATTCTAGATGTGGTAGTTGAGAAATTCCATGAATGGAATGTTGAAGAAAAAGCTTTTAAAGGAACAATTCCAGAAATAGAAGGTATGAACTTAGCAGATAATTTAATGGCATATATAGAAAGAAAACTATTCACATTAAATACTGGTCATGCTATTACAGCATATATCGGAAATTTAAAAGGATATAACACTATAGATGAAAGTATAGCTGATGAAAAAATATATAATATTGTTAAAAAAGCTATGACAGAAAGTGGAATGGGGTTAGTAGAAAAACATAAATTTGATAAGGAAGTTCATCTTAAATACATTGATAAAATAATTGGAAGATTTAAAAATCCTTATTTAAAGGATGATGTATCAAGAGTTGGAAGGGAACCTCTTAGAAAATTAAGTGAAAATGATAGACTAATTAAGCCATTAATGACTGCTAGGGGATTCAATTTAAATGTGGACAACCTATTATTAGGAATAGGTGCAGCGCTTCATTATAAGAATGGAGAAGAACCACAAAGTACAAAATTACAAGAATTGATAGATGAAAAAGGAATAAAAGATGCTGTGGCAGAGATAGCAAATATAAATGATAATGACTTGCTAGAAAGGATAGAAAAAGCTTATACAGATATTTTAGAAGTATAA
- the glmS gene encoding glutamine--fructose-6-phosphate transaminase (isomerizing), with the protein MCGIVGYFGDKTAKNFLVDGLSKLEYRGYDSAGIAVVNEGKVNIVKHKGRLANLTENLDGNKAEGTVGIGHTRWATHGEPSDINSHPHQSSKGDITVVHNGIIENYLELRQWLKGQGYEFISQTDTEVIPNLIHYYYKGDLFQAVVKATERLEGSYALGVISGQEPDKLVAVRKDSPLIVGLGQGETFIASDIPAIISYTRDIYLLEDREFVVITKDGAKILSGDGTEIKKDVFKVTWNEDAAEKGGYDSFMLKEINEQPKAIKDTLASRLSMNNDINFEDFKLSKEDLDKIDRIFIVACGTAYNAGLMGSVAIEKLAKIPVVVDIASEFRYKDPLVTNKSLVITLSQSGETADTLAVLRDCKKVGARTLAITNVVGSSISREADNVIYTMAGPEIAVASTKAYTTQVVVMYLMAMYFSELRGLMTKELDKELREALLLVPEKVQIILDKANEIEETANLLANEKDVFYLGRGADYALCIEASLKLKEISYIHSEAYAGGELKHGTIALIEKGTKVIALLTQRSLREKMISNIVEVKARGAEVIGIAYENDVLDESIFDKVIRIPELYNLVSPIVAIIALQLLAYYTAKNKGCDIDKPRNLAKSVTVE; encoded by the coding sequence ATGTGCGGAATAGTTGGATATTTTGGAGACAAGACAGCAAAAAATTTCTTAGTAGATGGATTATCAAAGTTGGAGTATAGAGGTTATGATTCAGCCGGCATTGCTGTAGTTAATGAAGGTAAGGTAAATATAGTCAAGCATAAAGGTCGTCTTGCTAATTTAACAGAGAATTTAGATGGCAATAAAGCTGAAGGCACAGTTGGTATCGGTCATACTAGATGGGCAACTCATGGCGAGCCATCAGATATTAATTCACATCCACACCAAAGTTCAAAAGGAGATATTACTGTAGTTCACAATGGAATTATAGAAAACTATCTAGAATTAAGACAATGGCTTAAAGGACAAGGATATGAATTTATATCTCAAACAGATACTGAAGTAATACCAAATTTAATTCACTATTACTATAAAGGAGATCTTTTTCAAGCAGTAGTAAAGGCAACTGAAAGATTAGAGGGAAGTTATGCTTTAGGAGTAATAAGTGGACAAGAACCAGATAAATTAGTAGCAGTAAGAAAGGATAGTCCATTAATTGTAGGCTTAGGACAAGGTGAAACATTTATTGCTTCAGATATTCCAGCAATAATAAGTTATACAAGAGATATTTATCTTTTAGAAGATAGAGAATTTGTTGTTATAACTAAGGATGGAGCTAAAATTTTAAGCGGTGATGGAACAGAAATAAAGAAAGATGTTTTCAAAGTAACTTGGAATGAGGATGCTGCTGAAAAAGGTGGGTATGATTCATTTATGCTAAAAGAAATTAATGAGCAACCAAAAGCTATTAAAGATACATTGGCTTCAAGATTATCAATGAATAATGACATTAACTTTGAAGATTTTAAATTATCTAAGGAAGATCTTGATAAAATAGATAGAATCTTTATAGTAGCTTGTGGAACTGCATATAATGCAGGGCTAATGGGAAGTGTAGCTATTGAGAAATTAGCAAAAATTCCAGTTGTAGTTGATATAGCATCGGAATTTAGATATAAAGATCCATTGGTAACTAATAAATCTCTTGTAATTACATTAAGTCAATCAGGAGAAACTGCTGATACATTAGCAGTTCTTAGAGATTGTAAGAAAGTTGGAGCTAGAACTTTGGCTATAACTAATGTTGTAGGAAGTAGTATTTCTAGAGAAGCTGACAATGTAATCTATACAATGGCAGGTCCAGAAATAGCTGTAGCTTCTACTAAAGCATATACAACACAAGTAGTTGTAATGTATTTAATGGCAATGTATTTTAGTGAATTAAGGGGATTAATGACTAAGGAATTAGATAAAGAATTAAGGGAAGCTTTATTATTAGTACCTGAAAAAGTTCAAATAATTTTAGATAAAGCAAACGAAATAGAAGAAACTGCAAATCTTTTAGCTAATGAAAAAGATGTATTTTACTTAGGAAGAGGTGCTGATTATGCATTATGTATAGAAGCATCATTAAAGCTAAAAGAAATTTCATATATCCATTCAGAAGCTTATGCTGGCGGAGAGTTGAAACATGGAACAATTGCACTAATAGAAAAAGGAACTAAAGTAATAGCTCTATTAACTCAAAGGTCACTTAGAGAAAAAATGATAAGTAATATAGTTGAGGTTAAGGCTAGAGGAGCAGAAGTAATTGGTATTGCTTATGAAAATGATGTATTAGATGAATCAATTTTCGATAAAGTAATCAGAATTCCAGAACTTTATAACTTGGTTTCACCAATAGTAGCTATAATTGCATTACAACTTTTAGCTTATTACACAGCTAAGAATAAAGGCTGCGATATAGATAAGCCAAGAAACTTAGCTAAATCAGTAACTGTTGAATAA
- a CDS encoding zinc-dependent alcohol dehydrogenase, producing the protein MKGLIFNKNREIEVREVNEPRICSKCEVKIEIKYSGICGTDLQVLKGNLECKSDIIRGHEAVGIVTEVGVNVKNVKVNDRVVIDPNQYCGKCFYCRNDQTNFCEGDNGKLAVAGMNKDGLFVKYFVCDETFVYKIPDDLSLEAAVLVEPLACVLHNIKAANIQPEDSVLIIGSGPMGMLCQLICKRIAGLTVSIEKNDFRKRISQRFVDYAYYPGELTTEKVKKINDGKKFDVIIDAVGNQMEICEAMIEKEGRIVILGIDTSYNFKFNPAHYQNNGIRIIGAGEYNLMFEKAIKCATKLENLEGLVTKIYPIEKSKEAFKELLSGDMESVKTVFEFQ; encoded by the coding sequence TTGAAAGGATTAATTTTTAACAAAAACAGAGAAATCGAAGTAAGGGAGGTTAATGAACCGCGAATTTGTTCCAAATGTGAAGTTAAAATTGAAATAAAATATTCAGGAATATGCGGAACAGATTTACAAGTTTTAAAAGGAAATTTAGAATGTAAATCAGATATTATTAGAGGTCATGAAGCAGTTGGTATAGTAACAGAAGTTGGGGTTAATGTGAAAAATGTAAAAGTTAATGATAGGGTAGTTATTGATCCTAATCAATACTGTGGGAAATGCTTTTATTGTAGAAATGATCAAACTAATTTTTGTGAAGGTGATAATGGCAAGTTAGCTGTTGCCGGAATGAATAAGGATGGATTATTTGTAAAATATTTTGTATGTGATGAAACTTTTGTATATAAAATACCAGACGATTTAAGTTTAGAAGCTGCAGTATTAGTTGAACCATTAGCTTGTGTACTTCATAATATTAAAGCTGCAAACATACAGCCAGAAGATTCTGTGCTTATTATAGGTTCTGGACCAATGGGGATGCTTTGTCAATTGATTTGTAAAAGAATAGCTGGGCTTACAGTAAGCATTGAAAAAAATGATTTTAGAAAAAGAATTTCACAAAGATTTGTAGATTATGCATATTATCCAGGAGAATTAACAACAGAAAAAGTAAAAAAAATAAATGATGGCAAAAAATTTGATGTAATTATAGATGCAGTGGGAAATCAAATGGAAATATGTGAGGCTATGATAGAAAAAGAAGGGAGAATTGTCATATTAGGAATAGATACTTCATATAATTTCAAATTTAATCCTGCTCATTATCAAAATAATGGAATAAGAATAATAGGTGCTGGAGAATATAATTTAATGTTTGAAAAAGCTATAAAATGCGCTACAAAGTTGGAAAATCTGGAAGGATTGGTGACTAAGATATACCCTATAGAAAAAAGCAAAGAAGCATTTAAAGAACTGCTATCTGGTGATATGGAATCTGTGAAAACAGTTTTTGAATTCCAGTAA
- a CDS encoding alpha-amylase, whose product MKISNLSKIDKFVKSKISKDQYLVWIPKVWNTICFQNILCENENEIKVDAYEYISNLIQFLKSKNYNLPMDNNFDKSSIYCSLVRYSTAWDYNHDGKLEMGTFLKTIILLPMLKNIGIDILYLLPITEYSELYIKGDIGGPFAIKNYFKLDENLHDDMLDDMYDFTLDDEFASLVEACHLLGIRVVNDFIPRVTARNSDIIKDHPDWVYWIKKEYINDFKVPNIPELGFFEECTHDNLEIIYKSEETKIHLSKFSKSPDKLDSSLWKRLKEQSERTGEDLLLLVEKEMKITTPPAHSDWVNDVQPIWTDITFLKIYIDVYPEAKKFLSENQAPYVMFDTIKANRFPGREPNYGLWRLFEDVLRHNITKYDIDGIRVDIGHTLPQKLLNHLFNVVKEIKPNAIFMSEDLFNRNHERAYESGYNIMLGSEWLEVSRISKDNLINFLTELRDMKIKVFGCAETADTPRIVTRNGGIQLARSIAVFNMFIPNVVPFITTGGEVNEDEPINCGLADNTNGAEIPRAFFNKMKIEWTNKNAQAMLQLLKDLKECKSEYLSLLNSEYFEILSSSSEVIIYAYKNGRKALVLLFNLNMNNEKKIILNESINFIENPKIVINSVENDQRRVLNNESDMLKPGQAIVLVGNCKIN is encoded by the coding sequence ATGAAGATAAGTAATTTAAGTAAAATAGATAAGTTTGTGAAAAGCAAAATATCTAAAGATCAATATCTAGTATGGATACCTAAAGTTTGGAATACTATATGTTTTCAAAATATATTGTGTGAAAATGAAAATGAAATTAAAGTTGATGCTTATGAATATATTTCTAATTTAATACAATTTTTAAAATCAAAAAATTATAATCTTCCAATGGATAATAATTTTGATAAGAGCTCTATTTACTGTTCACTAGTTAGATATTCTACTGCTTGGGATTATAACCATGATGGAAAATTAGAAATGGGAACCTTTTTAAAAACGATTATATTGTTACCAATGTTAAAGAATATAGGAATAGATATATTATACTTGCTTCCTATAACGGAATACAGCGAATTATATATAAAAGGGGATATTGGCGGACCGTTTGCAATAAAAAATTATTTTAAACTAGATGAAAATTTACATGATGATATGTTGGATGACATGTATGATTTCACACTTGATGATGAATTTGCATCTTTAGTAGAGGCATGTCACCTTTTAGGAATAAGGGTAGTTAATGATTTTATACCAAGGGTTACTGCGCGTAACAGTGATATAATAAAAGATCATCCAGACTGGGTGTATTGGATAAAAAAAGAATATATAAATGATTTTAAAGTGCCTAATATACCAGAGTTAGGATTTTTTGAGGAATGTACTCACGATAATTTAGAAATAATATATAAATCAGAAGAAACTAAGATTCATTTAAGTAAATTTTCTAAGTCGCCAGATAAATTAGATAGTAGTTTGTGGAAAAGATTAAAAGAACAATCTGAAAGAACAGGAGAAGATCTGTTATTGCTAGTTGAAAAGGAAATGAAAATAACAACTCCGCCTGCACACTCAGACTGGGTAAATGATGTACAGCCGATTTGGACAGATATCACATTTTTGAAAATATATATAGACGTATATCCAGAAGCTAAAAAATTTTTAAGTGAGAATCAAGCACCTTATGTCATGTTTGATACTATAAAAGCTAATAGGTTTCCTGGAAGAGAGCCTAATTATGGTTTATGGCGACTTTTTGAAGATGTTTTACGCCATAATATCACTAAATATGATATAGATGGGATAAGAGTAGATATAGGACACACTTTACCTCAAAAGCTATTAAATCATTTATTTAATGTTGTAAAAGAGATAAAACCTAATGCAATATTTATGAGTGAAGATTTATTTAATAGAAATCATGAAAGAGCTTATGAAAGTGGATACAATATAATGTTGGGAAGTGAATGGTTAGAAGTGTCAAGGATAAGTAAAGATAATCTAATTAATTTCTTAACAGAATTACGGGACATGAAGATTAAAGTATTTGGATGTGCTGAAACTGCTGATACTCCAAGAATTGTAACTAGAAATGGTGGAATTCAATTAGCTCGTTCAATTGCAGTATTTAATATGTTTATACCCAATGTAGTTCCTTTTATAACTACAGGTGGAGAAGTAAATGAGGATGAACCTATAAATTGTGGGTTAGCAGATAATACAAATGGAGCAGAAATACCAAGAGCATTTTTTAATAAAATGAAGATTGAATGGACTAATAAAAATGCTCAAGCAATGCTTCAGTTATTGAAGGACTTAAAAGAGTGTAAAAGTGAATATTTATCTCTATTAAATTCCGAATATTTTGAAATTTTAAGTTCCTCAAGTGAAGTAATTATATATGCTTATAAGAATGGAAGGAAAGCTCTTGTATTATTATTTAACTTAAATATGAATAATGAAAAAAAAATAATACTAAATGAGTCAATTAACTTTATAGAAAATCCTAAAATTGTTATAAACAGTGTAGAAAATGATCAAAGAAGAGTATTAAATAATGAATCTGATATGCTAAAACCTGGACAAGCTATTGTTTTAGTTGGTAATTGTAAAATCAATTAA
- a CDS encoding sugar ABC transporter substrate-binding protein → MSIVDKNEVIIWHEFDGKADTTLRLLEDITREVSERTNVNFKLKMMNIVDFIKGLSAIHKTKNGPHMAFIPSDLTVFAEKGLFSEVPELLFNGYADKKIYETMSYKGKQYGVPILGGNNEVIYYNKKILKDIPKDFEDLRKMKAGFEEKGIIPIAVDMEIPYWFIPFLSAFGGWPIKDKNLELDYEALKETFSFLREQIQEGIIVHYKATDAMLSNFIDGKIACMMNGEWVYNYLLEECEDILGVCLIPTIRGKQAKVTTSTIGWVFPCDSLESEYKKPIMELVKYMMSDECQLRLLNGVNRIPVNKKIIEEVKQNGSETKKGILEQLNFSETIPVNFKMREIWDDIENGLKMLKNNSISIDDIVKTVMYKK, encoded by the coding sequence ATGAGCATTGTAGATAAAAATGAAGTAATAATATGGCATGAATTTGATGGAAAGGCAGATACAACATTACGTTTATTAGAAGATATAACTAGAGAAGTAAGCGAAAGAACAAACGTAAATTTTAAACTTAAAATGATGAATATAGTAGATTTTATAAAAGGGCTCAGTGCCATTCATAAAACAAAAAATGGTCCACATATGGCATTTATACCATCAGATTTAACTGTATTTGCAGAGAAAGGATTATTTTCAGAGGTGCCAGAATTGCTATTTAATGGATATGCTGATAAGAAAATATATGAAACAATGAGCTATAAAGGGAAACAATATGGTGTACCTATATTAGGTGGAAATAATGAAGTTATATATTATAACAAGAAGATATTAAAAGATATTCCAAAGGATTTTGAAGATTTAAGAAAAATGAAGGCTGGCTTTGAAGAAAAGGGAATTATTCCAATAGCTGTTGATATGGAAATACCTTATTGGTTTATACCATTTTTATCAGCTTTTGGTGGATGGCCAATTAAAGATAAAAATTTAGAATTAGATTATGAAGCCTTAAAAGAAACATTTTCATTTTTAAGAGAACAAATACAAGAAGGCATAATTGTTCATTATAAGGCAACTGATGCTATGTTAAGTAATTTTATTGATGGAAAGATAGCATGCATGATGAATGGAGAATGGGTATATAATTATTTACTTGAAGAATGTGAAGATATATTAGGTGTATGTTTAATACCAACTATAAGGGGCAAGCAAGCAAAGGTAACTACCTCAACTATAGGATGGGTATTTCCTTGTGATTCATTGGAATCAGAATATAAAAAACCTATAATGGAACTTGTAAAATACATGATGAGTGATGAGTGTCAACTAAGGCTATTAAATGGAGTAAATAGAATACCTGTTAATAAAAAAATAATTGAAGAAGTTAAACAAAATGGATCTGAAACTAAAAAAGGTATTTTAGAACAACTTAATTTTAGTGAAACAATTCCAGTAAACTTTAAAATGAGAGAAATATGGGATGATATAGAAAATGGATTGAAAATGTTAAAGAATAATTCAATTTCAATAGATGACATAGTAAAAACTGTAATGTATAAAAAATAA
- a CDS encoding dihydrofolate reductase family protein, with protein MKVTLFSQVSIDGKLTLGAGSSSKDLFTLLDDNDKKFIHEFRGKVNGIMVGKKTIDTDNPFLTNRYQENRNPIRIVPTSKMDLDFSSNIFTDNEKTIVVTTEDGKDDEKIDYIKSIGKECLVFGKDKVDFTNLFKHLEKEFNIKSIMLEGGGYLNWTLFEENLVDEIILMQLPVIIGGYDNVSLVDGEGFKDIESLKKFEFLECKPRKNYSMLRFKRKKQLAKFVI; from the coding sequence ATGAAAGTAACACTTTTTAGTCAAGTATCAATAGATGGAAAACTAACATTAGGAGCAGGGAGTTCTAGTAAAGATTTATTTACTCTTTTAGATGATAATGATAAAAAATTTATTCATGAGTTTAGAGGAAAAGTTAATGGTATAATGGTTGGTAAAAAAACTATAGATACAGATAATCCATTTTTGACTAATAGATATCAAGAAAATAGAAATCCAATAAGAATAGTTCCAACAAGTAAAATGGATTTAGATTTTTCTTCAAATATTTTTACTGATAACGAAAAGACAATAGTGGTAACAACAGAGGATGGAAAGGATGACGAAAAAATAGATTATATAAAAAGTATAGGTAAAGAATGTTTAGTTTTTGGAAAAGACAAAGTAGATTTTACAAATTTATTTAAACATTTAGAAAAGGAATTTAATATAAAAAGTATAATGCTCGAAGGAGGTGGATATTTAAATTGGACACTTTTTGAAGAAAATCTAGTAGATGAAATAATACTTATGCAATTACCAGTAATAATAGGTGGATATGACAATGTTTCACTAGTAGATGGGGAAGGATTCAAAGATATAGAGTCATTAAAGAAATTTGAATTTTTAGAGTGTAAACCAAGAAAAAATTACAGTATGCTAAGATTTAAAAGAAAAAAGCAGCTAGCAAAATTTGTGATTTAA
- a CDS encoding HAD family hydrolase, with the protein MNKQCTKAVIFDMDGVLVDSEPMYFEIERYLFSYFKVNVSKEQHEALVGTSLENMWEKLIKDNNLKQSKEKIVDYHKKYVIKHVEGLRELLPTKNIKELLEDLKEKDIKIGLASSSPKDLINIILNKLNIKKFFQIIVSGDEVEKSKPHPEIFIKVAQLLNVAPNECVVIEDSSNGVNAAVAAGMKCIGFSNPHSGKQNLENADIIINEFPNISSYLDI; encoded by the coding sequence TTGAATAAACAATGTACTAAGGCAGTTATATTTGATATGGATGGAGTTCTTGTTGATAGTGAACCTATGTATTTTGAAATAGAAAGATATTTATTTTCATACTTCAAAGTAAATGTGTCTAAAGAGCAACATGAAGCTTTGGTTGGTACTAGCTTGGAAAATATGTGGGAAAAGCTTATAAAAGATAATAATTTAAAACAGAGCAAGGAGAAGATTGTGGATTATCATAAAAAATATGTTATAAAACATGTGGAAGGCTTACGTGAACTCTTGCCAACAAAAAATATAAAAGAGCTTTTAGAAGATTTAAAAGAAAAAGATATAAAAATTGGATTAGCTTCATCATCACCAAAAGATTTAATAAATATAATTTTAAATAAGTTAAATATAAAAAAATTTTTTCAAATTATTGTTAGTGGAGATGAGGTTGAAAAAAGTAAACCTCATCCAGAAATATTTATAAAAGTTGCACAACTTTTAAATGTAGCACCAAATGAATGTGTTGTAATAGAGGATTCATCAAATGGAGTAAATGCAGCTGTTGCCGCGGGCATGAAGTGTATTGGATTTTCAAATCCCCATTCAGGAAAGCAAAACTTGGAGAATGCAGATATTATAATAAATGAATTCCCTAATATAAGTTCATATCTAGACATTTAG
- the purF gene encoding amidophosphoribosyltransferase produces the protein MNLEIDDKLKEECGVFGAIDFSKELNCSELTYYGLYSLQHRGQQSCGIAVHLQDKIKYHKELGTVSEVFNEDLLNDLKGNLSIGHVRYATNGQNSSINAQPFIIANEEKKLAIAHNGHILNTNALKSQLTKYKLNSSIDSEVLGYLILKEQEKGISIENSILNMMDNVKGAYSLIIMTKDKLIGVRDPLGMRPLCIGKLNNSYIIASESCALDSIGAEFIRDVEQGEVVTIDKEGIRSIKKQVKEQKKLCVFEFIYFAREDSKIDGISVYKAREAIGRELAKLYNIDADLVVGVPDSGIPAALSYAKESGVPYGQGFVKNKYIGRTFIQSTQSERIMSVKIKLNPIEENIKGKRLILIDDSLVRGTTLKCIVKQLKGAGAKEVHVIIAAPPIKFSCFYGVATSNNKELIAYNKSIDDIKKYISADSLNFMSIENLLKSVRKQNNKCEFCTACFNGDYPYLKEVQINLAKKLSNF, from the coding sequence ATGAATCTTGAAATAGATGATAAACTTAAAGAAGAATGCGGAGTTTTTGGAGCCATAGATTTCAGTAAAGAGTTAAATTGTAGTGAGTTAACTTATTATGGATTATATTCACTACAACATAGAGGTCAGCAAAGCTGTGGAATAGCAGTACACCTACAAGACAAAATAAAATATCACAAAGAGTTAGGCACTGTAAGTGAAGTATTTAATGAAGATTTGCTTAATGATTTGAAAGGAAATTTATCTATAGGTCATGTTAGATATGCAACGAATGGACAAAATTCAAGTATAAATGCACAACCTTTTATAATTGCTAACGAAGAAAAAAAATTAGCAATTGCTCATAATGGACATATTTTAAATACAAATGCTTTGAAAAGTCAATTGACTAAGTATAAATTAAATTCATCAATAGATTCAGAAGTGCTAGGATATTTGATATTAAAGGAACAAGAGAAGGGCATATCAATAGAAAATAGTATATTAAATATGATGGATAATGTAAAAGGAGCATATTCTTTGATTATAATGACGAAAGATAAACTTATAGGAGTAAGAGATCCTTTAGGGATGCGACCTCTATGTATTGGTAAATTAAATAATTCATATATTATAGCATCGGAAAGTTGTGCTTTAGATTCTATAGGTGCTGAATTTATAAGAGATGTAGAGCAAGGTGAAGTGGTTACTATAGATAAGGAAGGAATAAGAAGCATAAAAAAACAAGTGAAAGAACAAAAAAAGCTTTGTGTATTTGAATTTATCTATTTCGCAAGAGAAGATAGTAAAATAGATGGAATCAGCGTTTATAAAGCAAGAGAAGCCATAGGAAGGGAACTAGCAAAATTATATAATATTGATGCCGATCTGGTTGTAGGTGTACCTGATTCTGGAATACCAGCGGCACTCTCATATGCTAAGGAAAGTGGAGTTCCATATGGACAAGGCTTTGTAAAAAATAAATATATTGGCAGAACATTTATACAATCTACTCAAAGTGAAAGAATAATGTCTGTTAAAATTAAGTTAAATCCAATAGAGGAAAATATAAAAGGAAAAAGATTAATACTAATAGATGATTCATTAGTTAGGGGTACAACATTAAAATGTATAGTTAAACAATTGAAAGGAGCTGGAGCAAAAGAAGTACATGTTATAATTGCAGCTCCACCTATAAAATTTTCATGTTTTTATGGAGTAGCAACATCAAATAACAAAGAATTAATAGCCTATAATAAGTCTATAGATGATATAAAAAAATATATATCAGCAGACTCATTAAATTTCATGAGCATTGAAAATTTATTAAAGTCTGTTAGAAAACAGAATAATAAATGTGAATTTTGTACAGCATGTTTTAATGGAGATTATCCATATTTAAAGGAAGTACAAATTAATTTAGCCAAAAAACTAAGTAATTTTTAG